TCTTTCTCAGTTTTTTGAGCATTTTTTAAAGATATATTTTTCTCTTCTATAATCACACTTTTTTCTTCTTTAACATCTTTAACTTTTTTTAACGGTTCACAACTCTCCTTAACTACAAAATAGTCCAGATTTTTCTCTTTGGCCAAATCTATAAATCTGTTCAAATCTTCATAATTTTCAACTTTATTGCATCTTAGATATACTTTGTCGCTATCAATACTTCCAAATTTCAGATAACACTCTAAACCGTAACTTTCTAAATTATCCTCTATTTTTTTAATATCAGAAAGATACTTTTTTCTAGATTCTAAAAACTGTAGCGCATAACACTTTTTTTCACTATTTGCAAATTTGCCCTTTTTTAGTTTTTTAACAATTTTTTGAGCACTATTTTCTATATGAATATTTGGCTCTTTTTTAATTAATTCCGATTTTTTCGACTTGTTAAATTCGACGGCTTTTTTTTCTTCAAAACTTTTTTCAGAAAAATCATCCATAATATAAATAAAAATAAAAATCACAAAAAAAATCGAAATTATAAACGGGAAATACCGTTTTAATCTATACTTTTTACACTTTTTTTCTAAGCGTTCAAAATTAAACATCTATAAGACCTCCTTCTATCGCAGCCATAATCAGGAGGCACTCCGAGAGCTTTTGATACTTTTTTTTGTTGTTGCTTATAGCATAATCCAAAAGTAAAAAAAGGTTATATAAAAGTTTTTTTAAATCTCTAAAATTACCTTTTGTAACTTTATATATAAATCCAAGATACTTTTTTGAAAGTTCTTCGGCAAAAGAGTTCATATCGGCTTTAGATAAAGTATTGTATATAAAATCTCTGCACTCATTCTTTTGCAATTTTCCAAGTTCCAAAACTTTATGTGGGCGAGACGAGAATTGAGGCTCATTTAAAATCTCTTTAGATTCATGTTTATGCATTGCTAGCAAAAACCAAAACGCTTTACTATCCGCTAAAATCCTTATAAGCTCTATCATCTTTTTAGAAAGAAGTTGCGCCTCATCAATAGTTATTAAACATTTCTCATCTTCATAGATTCTTACTACCTCTTTTATCAAACCTTCCAACGAAAAATCTTTTATCTCTCGCTCTCTTTTTTTAATAAGAGTCTTTATAAAATCGACAGGTTCCATAAAAGGGGTGTCAAATTTTATTATCGTGTATCTATTTTCCAAAAACTCTTCTATGTTGTTCAAAAATGCGCTTTTACCGACTCCCGGCTCACCTATTAAGAAAATAAGCTGTTTTGTCTCTTTATCTAAAATATTGGTTAACGAAGACTTTACGCCTAAAACTTCCGCATTCTCAAAAAAGTCGACTGCTTTTGCATTTTCTTCAAAAATTTTCGTAATCTCTATATAGTTACTCAAATTTTCGCCCTTTAAAAATTTTTACCTCATCTATAGTGGGCATATTTGAAGATTTAACTATTTTAGGTACAAGCAAAATAAAAAGCTCGCTTCTTTTTTTAATATCTTGGGTTGAGTGAAAAGCTCTTCCTAGAAGCGGTAAATCTCCCAAAATGGGTACTTTTTTGTGATATTTTGATTCCATCAGGCTAATTAACCCCCCTATTAAAACTTTTTGACCATCTTTCACTTTTACTATAGATGTCATCTGCTTTATCTTTATATCTGGAGGCAACTCTCTTTGAGTGGTATTTAACTCTTGGTTTTCGATAAGTTCACTTATTACAGGATTTATTTTCATAATAATACTATCTTGAGAGCTAACTTCAGGAATAACATATAAAGTAATTCCCACAAAAGTGGTGCCTAAAGAGTAAGTCGTAGTCCCCACTGGAGTGCCTGTAGTGGTGTACGATATCCCTCCGGTTTGATATTTATATGAAAGCTGTTCACCTACATTGATAACTGCGGGTTGATTGTTTAGAGTTAAAACTTTAGGATTGGAGAGTATATTCACATCTCCGTATGTTTTTAAAAAATTAATTAATCCTTCTGTTGAAAAATTATAACCTATATAATAATCTGGCTTCGTCAAGTTACTAAAAGTAGTACCGTTTGATTTAGTATCAAAACCACTAATACTTCCTGAAAGCGACAGATTAAATTTGCTCCAATCGATCCCTTTTGTATAATTGTCGTTGTAAACAACTTCTATAATTTTTGCTTCAATTAAAACCTGCTTATGCATCTTTTTCATCAACGAATCTAAAAATTTCCTAATATTTTCTAAATCCTTTTTGTTGGCTCTTACTGTTAACAAAGAAGCGTCTTTATTGATAAAAAGTTTATAATCTTTAGAGCCTGAAAGAAGTTTTTCGATACTCTCTCTTAAGCTTTTCCAAAAGGTAAACTCGGACTTTGTGACTATTTTCGTATAATCTGCCGAGGTGCCTCCGCTTGATCCGTATCTAGAGTTGGTCGTACCCGTACCGTAGCTAGAGGTAGTTGCAGTAGAGCCATAACTGTTTGATACTCCTCCGCCCGAGCCCGTATTTATCGACTTACTGCTTTCGCTACTAAGCTCGCTAACATTTATATAGTCGATATTAAAAGTTTCACTTTTATAGTAAGAGACTTTTATAATATTTTTCATTTTGTCATATCTATAAAACAGATTTGACTCATCAAAGAGAAAATCGATAAATTCATCAAACGTATAATTTTGTATATTTATAAAATCTAACTTTTTCTTTATCGCATCTTTACTCTTTTTATCTTCAAAACTGATAGTTAAACCGCATTGCATAGATAGGTCTTTTAATACATCTTCCACGCTAATGCCTCTTTTGCTATCACCACTGTACGCACTCAGCGAAAAGAGCCTGTTTTCACAAAGATTAGCCGCATTAACGTTTAAATATATAAATAAAATCGCAAAGATTAATATTCTCATTTATACTCCATTGTCTTTAAAATCTTGTTTTTTACCAGATAAAGAACTCTCTTTTTGCCTCTTTTTTTTAAAATTACAAAATTTTTGCCTATTTTATAGATTTTATATCCCTCTATTTTATCTCCAACTTTATAAAATTTTCCATTAATATATGCTCTTTCGTTATATATAGCGCTTAACGTTAGTTTTAAAGTCCTAGAGACACTTTTTATCTTTTTTTTCTTCTTCAATAACTTTTGAGCCTTATAAAAAGGATCGTATTTTACAGGTAAAGGCAAAACTTCAGCAAATAGCGATAAATAAAGCATTGTTGATAATAAAAAGAGTCTCACTTTCGAACTCCGTAAAAATCTATATTGAAACTAAATTTTGGCAAAGAACCCTCCGTCTCGATTATAAGTTCTTTGATAGACATCAACATTTTATTACTCTCCAGCCCTCTAACAAAAGATATAATATTTAAAAATCTTCCTTTACCTTCCACACTGATTGCCTTTTTAACATAGAGTTTTCCTATAAACGGTTCCTCTTTATCCAATATTTTTATATCTTTTATTAAAATATTTTTATTTACGGATTCTTTTAGCAGACTGTTTAAAAATCTATTAAAATCTTTATCATTTACAAACAAAAATCTTATTTTGTCAAATCTGCTTTTTAGCAAAAGAAGCTTCAGATTTAGCTCCTCTTTAAGATTTTCATTTTTAAATATCTCTTTTTTTTTCAAAAAAATTTTAGACTGCATTTTTTTTGGAGAATTCTTGGATATTTTTTGCTCTAAAGCAGCAAGCGTTTCTTGTTTTTGATTTATCTCTTCGATAATTGGCTCTATTAGGAAAAAGTATATTGTAAACAGAACTAAAAAAAGAATTATTAATAGTATAAAAACTCTTTTTCTAGGTTCTTGCTCTTTAATCTTTTCTTCCAAACTATATATAAATTCTATCATCTTTTAACCTTGACACTACTAGTATAGACTCCATCAGTATAACTAATCTGCGCTGTTTTAACCTCTGAATATCCTCTATTTAAAAGCTCTTTTATAAACTTTGCTATTCTATCGCGCTGATAATATTCAGAAATCAACATAATTTCCATCTCTTTCGGATTTTTTTGTTTTATATACTGAGTATTTAAACGATATTTTGCCAAGGCGTAAACTACATCGTTCATAAACTCTTCTCTTGCTACTTTTTGCCTCTCTATAAAGGGTATCATCTTCAAAGTAGTCTCATAAACAAACATTTTGTGCT
This Nitrosophilus labii DNA region includes the following protein-coding sequences:
- a CDS encoding ATP-binding protein, yielding MSNYIEITKIFEENAKAVDFFENAEVLGVKSSLTNILDKETKQLIFLIGEPGVGKSAFLNNIEEFLENRYTIIKFDTPFMEPVDFIKTLIKKREREIKDFSLEGLIKEVVRIYEDEKCLITIDEAQLLSKKMIELIRILADSKAFWFLLAMHKHESKEILNEPQFSSRPHKVLELGKLQKNECRDFIYNTLSKADMNSFAEELSKKYLGFIYKVTKGNFRDLKKLLYNLFLLLDYAISNNKKKYQKLSECLLIMAAIEGGLIDV
- a CDS encoding tetratricopeptide repeat protein; this translates as MFNFERLEKKCKKYRLKRYFPFIISIFFVIFIFIYIMDDFSEKSFEEKKAVEFNKSKKSELIKKEPNIHIENSAQKIVKKLKKGKFANSEKKCYALQFLESRKKYLSDIKKIEDNLESYGLECYLKFGSIDSDKVYLRCNKVENYEDLNRFIDLAKEKNLDYFVVKESCEPLKKVKDVKEEKSVIIEEKNISLKNAQKTEKENSANLEQNRNILNIKEPSIKDLEELFQKRKTYKLAIKIAKYYFEKRDYRKSLEWAKTANTIDNESEESWLLYAKSLYHLGDKESAIELLQVYLKFKHSKDAAKLLEQWMQNDS
- the mshL gene encoding pilus (MSHA type) biogenesis protein MshL, which gives rise to MRILIFAILFIYLNVNAANLCENRLFSLSAYSGDSKRGISVEDVLKDLSMQCGLTISFEDKKSKDAIKKKLDFINIQNYTFDEFIDFLFDESNLFYRYDKMKNIIKVSYYKSETFNIDYINVSELSSESSKSINTGSGGGVSNSYGSTATTSSYGTGTTNSRYGSSGGTSADYTKIVTKSEFTFWKSLRESIEKLLSGSKDYKLFINKDASLLTVRANKKDLENIRKFLDSLMKKMHKQVLIEAKIIEVVYNDNYTKGIDWSKFNLSLSGSISGFDTKSNGTTFSNLTKPDYYIGYNFSTEGLINFLKTYGDVNILSNPKVLTLNNQPAVINVGEQLSYKYQTGGISYTTTGTPVGTTTYSLGTTFVGITLYVIPEVSSQDSIIMKINPVISELIENQELNTTQRELPPDIKIKQMTSIVKVKDGQKVLIGGLISLMESKYHKKVPILGDLPLLGRAFHSTQDIKKRSELFILLVPKIVKSSNMPTIDEVKIFKGRKFE